A region of Halorhabdus rudnickae DNA encodes the following proteins:
- a CDS encoding DUF7521 family protein, whose translation MIGSADLIQTANVSIPLASAVLGLVIGYQAYRGFRRHDNASMRYLSVGLILLTAVSFSLAAFGTLLLRWEVIPLAFETPIRLVARISQFVGLAFITYSLYRRP comes from the coding sequence ATGATCGGAAGCGCCGACCTTATCCAGACGGCAAATGTTTCGATTCCGCTAGCCTCGGCGGTACTTGGCCTGGTGATCGGCTATCAGGCTTACCGGGGTTTTCGCCGCCACGACAACGCTTCCATGCGGTACCTCTCGGTAGGGCTGATCCTCCTCACGGCAGTATCGTTCTCGCTTGCAGCCTTCGGGACGCTGTTGCTTCGCTGGGAGGTCATTCCGCTGGCGTTCGAAACGCCGATACGACTCGTGGCGCGGATATCCCAGTTCGTCGGGCTCGCGTTCATCACCTACTCGCTGTATCGCCGTCCCTGA
- a CDS encoding winged helix-turn-helix domain-containing protein, which produces MSEDLDEAAILALLDDEYAREILTATSAQPMSADQLTERCDASDSTIYRRVDRLKEHDLLAEQTQFDPDGHHYSVYVSRLESVNVTFEDEQCRVELQRQPPAEEDPADRFTRMWQDL; this is translated from the coding sequence GTGAGCGAGGACCTCGACGAGGCGGCGATACTCGCCCTTCTCGACGACGAATACGCCCGCGAGATCCTCACAGCCACGAGTGCCCAACCTATGTCAGCAGACCAGCTCACCGAACGGTGTGACGCGTCGGACTCGACGATCTACCGCCGCGTCGATCGCCTGAAAGAACACGATCTGCTCGCGGAACAGACACAGTTCGATCCGGACGGTCACCACTACAGCGTCTACGTCTCCCGGCTGGAGTCAGTGAACGTGACCTTCGAGGACGAGCAGTGCCGGGTCGAACTGCAACGACAGCCGCCGGCCGAAGAAGACCCGGCCGATCGCTTTACGAGGATGTGGCAGGACCTATGA